The nucleotide sequence AGAGATTAGTTTAGGATAAGACAATAAGTATGACGCCGGCAAATGAGAATATGACAAGGATGCCAAGGATAACTAATGCAGGGAcgccaagaatgaagaagagcgaGTACTCTGGAGGTAGGAGGCCTTGGGCCGCTTTGTATTGAGTGGGTATTTCCATCAGAGCTGCAAAGGCAAATGCAGCCTCCTTCTTCTCCATATCCTTGCTTGTTGACATGATGTCAGTAAAGTTCACAAACTGCAGTAGTTTATCAACAAGGTTATAACTGCATCAATAGATATATGAATGCAACACAAATCTGAAATTCTTCTAATCAGAAGGCAACGGCACAAAGTAAATTAATCTCAACAAAATGTGTTATTTTATTTCTTATTGGAATCATCAGCCTTCCCACATCATCAAGTCCAAGAAACACAGCTAGAATCATTAGCATTGAAGGCAGCACTGTTTTCTGTGTGGGGCACAACAAAAAAAATTGGAACTGAAGCAACATAATAGTATTGTTAAATCACCTGGAAATTGTAAAAAGCCCTGCTAGGAATACATTCATCAGCAGGTTGCATTTCATCCCATGGTCCATCGCCCACTCCCACCATCACAATTGAAAGAGGATAGAAGCTAGCAAACAAAAAGGCTTTAGTTAGTAATACAACAACACCAAGTCGAATAACAATAGATGAACTGCATTTACCTAGCATCAATAAGTGCTTGTATAGTTGCCTCTTCTTGTGGACTTACGATGCTGTAAGAATTTGAGGTGGTTGCCTGCAACTTTTGCTCAAGTGAGACTCACGCAAAAGGGATGAAGTTCCATTGAAGAATTTACTGCTACAATGAACACATTACCTGCCCATCAGCTATGATGACGAGGACATGATGTTGGTAGTTACTGTTTTCAACAACTGAAATCGCCGCGTAGATAAGAGGTGCAAAAGAAGTTGGTCCTACAGTGACCAGCTCAACCAAATTATGGATGAAACAAAAGATTTAAGTATTGCTGGTGAAGTATTCAGCTGCCCCTAAACAGAGACGGGGTCATAGATACAAAATTATTCAGTCAAAACACAATACATGAGTTATACTGCAAATACCTTTTGTCTTTGTCAAAATAATGTGTGTAATCATGATGCAACAATCGCAAGGATATAAACCTTATCAACAAGTGATGTCAGAAACTTAAAGATGCACTACATAGAACTATTTGCAGTGTGCTATCCTAGGGTAATAAAaaaaaaggacagacccagtgcatagaagctcccacacaaggtccTAGGGTAATCTGGGAACATTATCAAATAAGTTTTTTTTTCTCAAATAAGCAACAGAATGTGTGTTATTTTGTATTAGGAGGAAGTATAAGATGACGCAACCTGTACAGGCGACCAAATGAACACAAAGCAAGGAAAAGCCAACAAAATTAAACAAAAGGAGGCCTGGAATAAatgaaacaaaaaacagaaaactgTACGGCTAGCTATCCATCAATGCAGGGAGGGGTCAGCAGGTCTGGCGTGCACGTCATCAAATAAGTTGAAGCAAGGAAACAGAGCACAGCACTATATGGCTACCTAAAAACATAACTTGTCGTAAAAACAGTTCATCGATTAGAAAAAGACTGTCTCCAGTGTCAAAGTTACTGAGACAGATAAAACTCAGATTTGTTATGGTTTTACAATCCCAGAATCTCTACTGAATGAAAAAAGGGGAATAAGCCTTCATTACCTGAAAGCTCCAAATATGGAATCATTTGTTTGTATCTGTCAAGAACCTCCTCAAAACCACAACAAGGACGGTAATCTTCGTAAAAGCTGAAGACGGAATGATCACATGTAGAAACTACAGGTTTGAATTACATTTCATCAAGTCACAGAAGAAGTACAAAATTTCCTTGAAAGAAAgttaaaatagaaaaggaaaacacAGTGAGCGAATACTTACCATCACCAAATCCAAAGCATGGTATCAAGTTATCATCATCAAAAGGTGATAGTGTTCGCCCAATAATAGAAATGGCTTGCTCATATGGATTTGGGGTGCGGCTAATGGCATGCAGAGATTCTCCTCCGAAGGAATGCTTACCTACAGAAATCCAGCAGGTCAGTTAAACGACAGGGACCCTGTTGGGTAAAACGGCAGATCTGACAGTGACAGTGATACAGAAGTAACATTACCTGACCAATCGTTGCTTTTGGTGAAGTCAATGCCAAAAATCAGATTTGATGATTCAAGCCCAGCTTCTCTCAGTGCAGTAATGACCTTCATATATCCAAATTAGTACCAAATGTCTAGAGAATGCAAGCGCACGACAACATGACGTGGATACGATTTTATTTACTTATAATTTTAAAATGGAGATAAAGTAGCTGAAAATATTTTAAACAGAAGGTAAATGTGTGGCTCGGAGAAACAGTTAACGTTATGCAGATTAGGGCATGTAGCATACAGGTTAAAACATTTTATACCCTGCCAGGATATGACATTTCGCAACGTTTATCAAGAAGACCGCGTCAAAGATTGAATAACAGGGACGCAGAATTTGAGCAACACACTGAGGTTTTAACCAAGCGGACACTAGAATAAGCTGGGTGACCGCCTGTGTCTGACTTTTCGCTGAAGTAACTTATGCTCAACAAACAGCGGTAGGATTCAGAGCAAAGAGTGTACACATAAGTAGCAGAGGAATGTATCTACACTTGATAGGCATGAGGAAACAGAGTGACCATACTGGGACAATGTCTGCTTGTGACTCACCTCATCCACTGTGCTGTAATTGTACATGGGCTCCCCTTCCTCGGAGCTCCCGGAGGGAACTTCCTCGGAACTCCCGGAAGGAACGTCGTCGGAACTCCCAGAAGGAACGTCCTCGGAACTCTCGGAAGGAACGTCCTCGTCATCAGTATTTTCGTCCCACGATGTCGGCGGCGATCTGCAGAACCACACGAATTCCGC is from Triticum aestivum cultivar Chinese Spring chromosome 3A, IWGSC CS RefSeq v2.1, whole genome shotgun sequence and encodes:
- the LOC123063525 gene encoding E3 ubiquitin-protein ligase RGLG3 isoform X2, giving the protein MWGWGEEEEEEEEAHDEHATRSSPTMWDEDEETDDEHDTRSPPTSWDENTDDEDVPSESSEDVPSGSSDDVPSGSSEEVPSGSSEEGEPMYNYSTVDEVITALREAGLESSNLIFGIDFTKSNDWSGKHSFGGESLHAISRTPNPYEQAISIIGRTLSPFDDDNLIPCFGFGDVSTCDHSVFSFYEDYRPCCGFEEVLDRYKQMIPYLELSGPTSFAPLIYAAISVVENSNYQHHVLVIIADGQATTSNSYSIVSPQEEATIQALIDASFYPLSIVMVGVGDGPWDEMQPADECIPSRAFYNFQFVNFTDIMSTSKDMEKKEAAFAFAALMEIPTQYKAAQGLLPPEWHEEMADPWMILPPPIEVLERDDAVAATYAPATIFQLTDVGNDALDEQVCPICLRNPKDMAFQCGHLTCRECGPTLSTCPVCRVPITHEALLVRRARPSEAEDPPFHPIWYQE
- the LOC123063525 gene encoding E3 ubiquitin-protein ligase RGLG3 isoform X1 → MWGWGKQEKARDTRSSSTMWGWGEEEEEEEEAHDEHATRSSPTMWDEDEETDDEHDTRSPPTSWDENTDDEDVPSESSEDVPSGSSDDVPSGSSEEVPSGSSEEGEPMYNYSTVDEVITALREAGLESSNLIFGIDFTKSNDWSGKHSFGGESLHAISRTPNPYEQAISIIGRTLSPFDDDNLIPCFGFGDVSTCDHSVFSFYEDYRPCCGFEEVLDRYKQMIPYLELSGPTSFAPLIYAAISVVENSNYQHHVLVIIADGQATTSNSYSIVSPQEEATIQALIDASFYPLSIVMVGVGDGPWDEMQPADECIPSRAFYNFQFVNFTDIMSTSKDMEKKEAAFAFAALMEIPTQYKAAQGLLPPEWHEEMADPWMILPPPIEVLERDDAVAATYAPATIFQLTDVGNDALDEQVCPICLRNPKDMAFQCGHLTCRECGPTLSTCPVCRVPITHEALLVRRARPSEAEDPPFHPIWYQE